The following are encoded together in the Streptomyces tsukubensis genome:
- a CDS encoding S10 family serine carboxypeptidase-like protein, whose amino-acid sequence MSQDLVQSIPANILHAQRIEFFRRGTKKVRSYAGHVHVEGTKHEKNKNHLFYWFFESQTCSPEIPVEKQQDLITETPLVIWLNGGPGASSLLGLFLENGPLSIADDAAGTVSVTSTTWNQEAHVVYWDQPIGTGYSYSDEPAEYVQDEATLSHMFWQGLQEFFRLHPEYVRCPLYVCGESYAGKYVPAIALEIDKQNGTDSGGQQLNLKGIAVGNGWIKPELSLRILIDYAYTTGFLGISQQESLEKSYTEFQKALLNGEMEKANRLGKALVDRTVAYGGNFDVYDVRRWDDLPMGALSTYLNNEDVKTSLHVPAKVTWQNADDTGPVTEALVDDNMADASELYTKLVEKNYKALLYTGNFDTACGYRSTEEILDDLMKQRNQQAEWRGAPRLIWTQAQGQPKGFVRNVGNLTQVAVPDSGHQVPAFQPEICREMLYNWLFDRPFRGYDPERTGGRSSAVGAPAPRTV is encoded by the coding sequence ATGTCTCAAGACCTGGTCCAATCGATTCCTGCCAACATTCTTCACGCCCAGCGCATCGAATTCTTCCGCAGAGGCACCAAGAAGGTCCGTTCCTATGCCGGGCACGTACACGTGGAAGGCACGAAGCACGAGAAGAACAAGAACCACCTCTTCTACTGGTTCTTCGAGAGCCAGACGTGCTCGCCTGAGATCCCGGTCGAAAAGCAGCAGGATCTCATCACGGAGACGCCCCTGGTGATCTGGCTCAATGGTGGCCCCGGCGCCTCCTCGTTGCTGGGACTCTTTCTGGAGAACGGGCCGCTCTCCATCGCTGATGACGCCGCCGGGACGGTGTCGGTGACCTCCACCACCTGGAACCAGGAGGCGCACGTCGTCTACTGGGACCAGCCCATCGGCACCGGATACAGCTACTCCGACGAGCCGGCGGAGTACGTCCAGGACGAAGCCACCCTCAGCCACATGTTCTGGCAGGGGCTCCAGGAGTTCTTCCGACTGCACCCGGAGTACGTCCGATGCCCGCTCTACGTGTGCGGCGAGAGCTACGCCGGCAAGTACGTCCCGGCGATCGCCCTGGAGATCGACAAGCAGAACGGCACTGACTCGGGCGGACAACAGCTCAATCTCAAAGGGATCGCCGTGGGCAACGGCTGGATCAAACCCGAGTTGTCGCTCCGGATCCTGATCGACTACGCCTACACCACCGGCTTCCTCGGTATCAGCCAGCAGGAATCGCTGGAGAAGTCCTACACCGAATTCCAGAAAGCCCTCCTGAACGGAGAGATGGAGAAGGCCAACCGCCTCGGTAAGGCGCTGGTGGACAGGACCGTGGCGTACGGCGGGAACTTCGATGTCTACGACGTACGACGCTGGGACGATCTGCCCATGGGCGCGCTGAGCACCTACCTCAACAACGAGGACGTGAAAACGTCCCTCCACGTTCCCGCGAAGGTCACCTGGCAGAACGCGGACGACACGGGGCCGGTGACCGAAGCGCTGGTGGACGACAACATGGCGGACGCTTCGGAGCTGTACACCAAGCTCGTCGAGAAGAACTACAAAGCCCTGCTCTACACCGGGAACTTCGACACCGCCTGCGGATACCGCAGCACCGAGGAGATCCTGGACGACCTGATGAAGCAGCGGAACCAGCAGGCGGAGTGGCGCGGCGCACCCCGGCTGATCTGGACCCAGGCCCAAGGGCAACCGAAGGGATTCGTCCGCAACGTCGGGAACTTGACGCAGGTCGCCGTACCCGACTCCGGACATCAGGTGCCCGCGTTCCAGCCGGAGATCTGCCGGGAGATGCTCTACAACTGGCTCTTCGACCGCCCCTTCCGCGGCTACGACCCGGAGCGGACGGGCGGGCGGTCCTCAGCAGTCGGAGCACCTGCACCTCGGACCGTCTGA